In Blastopirellula sp. J2-11, a single genomic region encodes these proteins:
- a CDS encoding pilus assembly protein TadG-related protein, whose amino-acid sequence MLVVLLLPALFASMLLVFDGSRVTTESRSLQHMADAAALVAADELYRAESTSTAITAAEANFLANDDLANGAVQVNIPPTSGEFTGSSRHAEIIINRPLDNYFGGIFQLAQDTSLSVRAVAGIEPATDDAAIVVLDEDPPPLKLLQALPIIPSLPTLIGGFEILGLGRVTVDGAVLVNNTWGGEDEFGLPAGLSQGPPYAVACTPILPLAKLQASDLRVAGGVDRRQNYRGHDGDYSTMLRAGSRPVPDPLREVPPPTVSVDPVNIVDNYYGGKTIVGLPLIGPPTLLRPGVYEWINIVTGNVIFEPGVYVIRSKSPLTQLSLTMLAANVQAHGVMFYITDNNSYSVHSPGVDAFDGETHPGNVGALELLPSAVINIGVLGSSYSPLNSPSSPYDGMMIYQRRHDRRPIVLVQENLLGPGTISGTLYSKWGHLLLAGKGTFDTRIVTGTLRIIALLDVDIAPTWKLDPAYEVYLVE is encoded by the coding sequence GTGCTGGTCGTGCTTCTGCTGCCGGCATTGTTCGCCAGCATGTTGCTCGTGTTTGACGGCAGTCGAGTGACAACCGAGTCGCGTTCGCTGCAACATATGGCGGACGCCGCCGCGTTGGTCGCGGCAGACGAACTATATCGAGCCGAATCAACCAGTACGGCGATCACCGCGGCGGAGGCGAACTTTCTCGCCAACGACGATTTGGCCAACGGCGCTGTTCAAGTCAACATTCCGCCTACTTCCGGTGAGTTCACAGGCTCCAGTCGACATGCCGAAATCATCATCAACCGTCCGCTCGACAACTATTTTGGCGGGATCTTTCAGCTTGCCCAAGATACGTCGCTGTCAGTGCGAGCCGTAGCCGGCATCGAACCGGCGACGGACGATGCGGCGATCGTCGTGCTCGACGAAGATCCGCCGCCTCTCAAGCTTTTGCAGGCGTTGCCAATTATTCCGTCGTTGCCAACGCTGATCGGCGGTTTCGAAATCCTTGGACTGGGGCGCGTTACCGTCGACGGCGCGGTCCTTGTCAACAACACCTGGGGAGGCGAAGACGAGTTCGGCTTACCGGCTGGACTATCGCAGGGACCTCCCTATGCGGTCGCCTGCACTCCGATTCTGCCGCTCGCGAAACTTCAAGCCAGCGACTTACGCGTCGCCGGCGGAGTCGACCGTCGCCAAAACTATCGCGGACATGATGGCGACTATTCGACCATGTTGCGCGCCGGCAGTCGCCCTGTTCCAGATCCGCTGCGTGAAGTTCCGCCGCCGACCGTTTCCGTTGACCCGGTCAACATCGTCGATAACTATTATGGAGGCAAAACGATCGTCGGCTTGCCTTTGATCGGCCCTCCTACCCTGCTTAGGCCAGGCGTGTACGAGTGGATCAATATCGTCACGGGAAACGTGATTTTTGAACCGGGAGTCTACGTTATTCGGAGCAAAAGCCCGTTGACTCAACTCTCGCTAACGATGCTGGCGGCGAATGTTCAGGCCCACGGAGTGATGTTCTATATCACCGATAACAATAGCTATTCGGTCCATTCCCCCGGCGTCGACGCTTTCGATGGAGAAACGCATCCCGGCAATGTCGGAGCGCTTGAGCTGTTACCAAGCGCCGTCATCAACATCGGCGTTCTCGGAAGTTCTTACTCACCGCTTAATAGTCCCAGCAGTCCCTACGACGGAATGATGATTTATCAGCGCCGTCATGATCGTCGTCCCATCGTGCTGGTGCAAGAAAACTTGCTCGGACCGGGGACGATCAGCGGCACGCTCTATAGCAAATGGGGGCATCTGTTGCTTGCCGGCAAAGGAACATTCGACACTCGGATCGTGACGGGCACCTTGCGGATCATCGCGTTGCTGGATGTCGATATCGCTCCGACATGGAAACTAGACCCAGCCTATGAAGTTTATTTGGTCGAGTAG
- a CDS encoding TadE/TadG family type IV pilus assembly protein — translation MQIPRQRRQGTAMIEGVFCLVVVFFMLVGMLEFGVASLRRNLLRDSASRVARAAVLRGEKSDFSEWGPNRVELTAAADDSIAVAIRPSLATMAPEDVRIIVDWLDGDNLTDQRVNVIVEYDHDFLFGNIWMINQLNLKAETQMRIER, via the coding sequence ATGCAAATACCTCGCCAGCGACGGCAAGGCACGGCGATGATCGAAGGCGTATTCTGCCTGGTTGTCGTCTTCTTCATGCTAGTCGGCATGTTGGAGTTTGGCGTCGCTTCGTTACGCCGCAATTTACTCCGTGACAGCGCCTCGCGAGTCGCTCGAGCGGCGGTACTTCGAGGTGAAAAGAGCGATTTCTCGGAGTGGGGACCGAACCGTGTAGAACTGACGGCGGCGGCGGATGACTCAATTGCCGTGGCGATTCGTCCTTCTCTGGCGACGATGGCGCCCGAGGATGTTCGCATCATCGTTGATTGGCTGGACGGCGACAATCTGACCGATCAACGGGTCAACGTCATCGTCGAGTACGACCATGATTTTCTGTTTGGCAATATTTGGATGATCAATCAGTTGAACTTAAAAGCGGAAACTCAAATGCGTATTGAACGATAG
- a CDS encoding TadE family protein, which produces MNHAKRTAAAAIELAVCLPLLITITIFTVDAANVQYAKITLDNAVRNGVHRGATMQFTPFTYESWSDISEQTIRQEMEIMPDFESQNFQVNVEAIEQDDRVTVIATATYQISTLFNWSGMGTEVTLARQYEMRQVR; this is translated from the coding sequence ATGAACCACGCCAAACGAACTGCAGCGGCGGCTATTGAATTGGCGGTATGCCTGCCGTTGCTGATTACGATCACGATCTTTACGGTTGACGCCGCCAACGTGCAATACGCCAAAATCACTCTGGACAACGCCGTACGCAACGGTGTCCATCGCGGAGCGACAATGCAATTCACGCCATTTACGTACGAAAGTTGGAGCGATATTTCGGAACAAACCATTCGTCAAGAGATGGAAATAATGCCAGATTTCGAATCTCAAAATTTCCAAGTCAACGTCGAAGCAATCGAGCAAGACGATCGCGTTACTGTGATTGCAACCGCTACCTATCAAATATCAACGCTGTTTAATTGGAGCGGCATGGGAACTGAAGTGACGCTCGCACGTCAGTACGAAATGCGCCAAGTGCGTTAG
- a CDS encoding type II secretion system F family protein, with amino-acid sequence MRLLPNEEESRGYYTRRLVSGGFHNPTAISLFMLARLLLMVCPVFIALPIALLGIFPFHATILVGVCLGFIGILIPELWLRSCTQQRQKRLRESLPDFVDLVVTCLEGGMGAAEAISHVHQELSSTHAELSYELALVARDGTLGISLDNSFRRMADRTGVEEVQTLSTFLEHSQRFGSAMGEAMHELSDMLRYQREQRAEERAQQASVKILIPTLLFIFPTIFVVLAGPAAIQISGKLCDSTLNADESESDSK; translated from the coding sequence ATGCGACTGTTGCCAAATGAAGAGGAGTCGCGCGGCTACTATACGCGGCGATTGGTTTCAGGCGGGTTCCACAATCCGACGGCGATCTCGTTATTCATGCTGGCGCGTCTATTGCTCATGGTTTGTCCGGTGTTTATCGCATTGCCGATCGCATTGCTGGGCATTTTTCCATTTCATGCAACCATCCTTGTCGGCGTCTGCCTCGGTTTTATTGGGATCTTGATCCCAGAATTATGGTTACGATCTTGCACTCAACAGCGACAAAAACGTCTGCGAGAATCGTTGCCCGATTTCGTCGACCTCGTTGTAACATGCCTTGAAGGAGGCATGGGCGCGGCGGAAGCGATCAGCCACGTGCATCAAGAGTTATCGTCGACACATGCGGAACTCTCTTATGAGCTCGCCCTCGTGGCGCGCGACGGGACGCTCGGCATCTCGCTTGACAACTCATTCCGCCGCATGGCGGATCGTACCGGAGTGGAGGAAGTGCAAACGCTCTCAACCTTTCTGGAGCATTCCCAACGATTCGGTTCGGCGATGGGTGAAGCGATGCACGAACTTTCCGACATGCTCCGATATCAACGAGAACAACGCGCCGAGGAACGTGCGCAACAAGCTTCCGTCAAAATTCTGATTCCGACTTTATTGTTTATCTTTCCTACGATCTTTGTCGTGCTCGCGGGACCTGCCGCAATTCAGATTAGCGGCAAGCTCTGCGACTCCACCTTGAATGCGGATGAAAGCGAAAGCGACTCAAAATGA
- a CDS encoding type II secretion system F family protein: MSISSVMLFTFIGVTFSIVSIGWIVYDLFFSVRHRADDRLKDVFSDEMRSRTNTSPLLRELNNPNAGFTFNSRLLATRFTTWLEQSGSQLSPRDFALSSLCLAAIGGGGIYYLTNSFFLAPLGMIAGALPAACICHRRLQRTEMLTQQLPEAFSAISRALRAGQGLPTAIQMVANDFPKPLSEEFTHYYEQQHLGVANEVALRDMVRRVDVMELRIFAVALIVQQRAGGNLADLLKKLADLIRKRVKMRRRVKALTGEGRMQAVVLIAMPVLVLAALALVAPEYSSVLWEHYEILVGCAISQCIGAFLISRIVNIDY; the protein is encoded by the coding sequence ATGTCCATTTCATCCGTAATGCTGTTTACCTTCATCGGCGTGACGTTTTCCATCGTCAGTATCGGTTGGATTGTTTACGACCTGTTCTTCAGCGTGCGTCATCGCGCAGACGACCGTTTGAAAGATGTCTTTTCCGACGAAATGCGCTCGCGGACCAATACATCGCCGTTGCTACGAGAACTGAACAACCCGAACGCCGGCTTTACGTTCAATTCCCGGTTATTGGCGACGCGGTTCACGACATGGCTTGAACAGTCGGGATCGCAACTGAGTCCGCGGGACTTCGCTCTGTCGTCCCTTTGTTTGGCGGCGATCGGTGGCGGCGGAATTTACTACTTAACCAACTCCTTCTTCCTAGCGCCGCTCGGCATGATCGCCGGGGCTTTGCCTGCCGCGTGCATTTGTCATCGCAGACTGCAACGAACCGAAATGTTGACGCAGCAACTGCCCGAAGCGTTTTCTGCGATTTCTCGCGCTCTCCGCGCAGGCCAAGGGTTGCCGACAGCGATTCAGATGGTCGCCAATGATTTTCCGAAACCGTTGTCAGAGGAGTTTACGCACTACTACGAACAGCAACATCTAGGCGTCGCGAACGAGGTTGCGCTGCGCGATATGGTTCGGCGCGTCGATGTCATGGAATTACGGATTTTTGCAGTCGCGTTGATCGTTCAACAGCGCGCCGGCGGCAATCTTGCCGACCTACTGAAAAAGCTGGCCGATCTTATACGCAAGCGAGTCAAGATGAGGCGCCGCGTCAAGGCGCTGACTGGCGAAGGTCGCATGCAAGCGGTCGTTTTGATCGCGATGCCGGTTTTGGTGCTCGCCGCGTTAGCACTGGTCGCTCCCGAGTATAGCAGCGTTCTCTGGGAACATTACGAGATACTCGTTGGCTGTGCGATTTCGCAATGCATCGGCGCCTTCCTCATCTCTCGAATCGTGAACATTGACTATTAA
- a CDS encoding CpaF family protein: MFQSRSAKFSLAAPTPTPKKLGLPYDVVKGRIHKSLVDRIDVRAMDQMNDQSLRHELKGAIEDIFLTNPDLISFTDKDQLTAELIDEMIGFGPLETLFRDSTISDILINGPNDVYIERTGAIERSKVRFNSREQLLRVIQRIACKAGRRIDESSPMVDARLPDGSRFNAVIAPLAIDGALVSIRRSTTQSMTPLQFVEAGSLSSEMLEFLQAAIRARLNIIVSGGTGSGKTTLLNMLSGFVAPHERIVTIEDAAELKLRQPHVARLETRPANIEGSGCVTTRDLVKNALRMRPDRIIVGECRGAEAFDMLQAMNTGHDGSMTTLHANGATDALQRLEMLVGISQQELSMWCIQRQISSSVDLVVHVSRSHDGIRRVTEISQLARGEQGELIAESIFSYLESMNEETGQVQGRFNAHGVTPRAIDQIRASGCVLPPTLFQNCG; this comes from the coding sequence ATGTTTCAGAGCCGATCAGCTAAGTTTTCGCTCGCCGCACCGACGCCAACACCCAAAAAACTGGGACTGCCGTATGATGTCGTCAAAGGCCGAATCCATAAATCCCTCGTCGATCGTATCGATGTGCGCGCCATGGATCAGATGAATGACCAATCGCTTCGACACGAATTAAAAGGGGCGATTGAGGATATCTTTCTGACCAATCCTGACCTGATCTCTTTTACCGACAAAGATCAACTGACGGCTGAACTCATCGACGAGATGATCGGATTCGGCCCTCTGGAAACTCTGTTTCGAGATTCAACCATCTCCGACATTTTAATCAATGGTCCCAACGACGTTTACATAGAGCGAACTGGCGCGATCGAGCGGAGCAAAGTCCGCTTCAACAGTCGTGAGCAGCTGCTGCGAGTCATTCAGCGAATCGCTTGTAAAGCAGGCCGGCGAATCGACGAGTCGAGTCCGATGGTCGACGCTCGTCTGCCAGACGGAAGTCGCTTCAACGCCGTCATCGCACCGCTGGCGATCGACGGCGCACTGGTGTCGATTCGTCGTTCAACGACACAGTCGATGACCCCGCTCCAGTTTGTCGAAGCGGGATCGCTGTCGTCCGAGATGCTTGAGTTCCTGCAAGCCGCAATTCGCGCGCGCCTGAATATTATCGTCTCCGGCGGCACTGGCAGCGGCAAGACGACGCTATTGAACATGCTGTCGGGATTTGTCGCGCCTCATGAACGGATCGTCACCATCGAAGACGCCGCCGAGCTCAAATTGCGTCAACCGCACGTGGCGCGACTGGAGACGCGACCGGCGAATATCGAAGGGAGCGGCTGCGTCACGACGCGGGATCTTGTGAAAAATGCGCTGCGCATGCGACCGGACCGAATCATTGTCGGCGAATGCCGCGGAGCCGAAGCCTTTGACATGCTGCAAGCGATGAATACCGGCCATGACGGCAGCATGACAACGCTACACGCCAACGGCGCGACCGACGCATTGCAACGTCTTGAAATGCTTGTCGGCATCTCGCAGCAAGAGCTTTCGATGTGGTGCATCCAACGTCAAATCTCTTCCTCCGTAGATCTGGTCGTACACGTATCACGTTCGCATGACGGGATTCGCCGCGTCACCGAAATCAGTCAGTTAGCTCGGGGAGAACAGGGGGAACTGATCGCCGAGTCGATCTTTTCCTATTTGGAATCGATGAATGAAGAGACCGGCCAGGTGCAAGGCCGATTCAACGCGCACGGCGTCACGCCGCGTGCGATCGACCAGATTCGAGCCAGCGGCTGCGTTTTGCCGCCTACCCTCTTTCAAAATTGCGGCTAA
- a CDS encoding CpaE family protein, with the protein MNAILLGPRNLAQSLEGILAQRGVRVAKTVSQQLSDAREELLLMQEKMDLLCVIAEQDPSVTRSTLQGLRLLTDKPIILFGAVTLPADIMRFVRAGATDYINVAGDFANELDEILFHMQDQSKRDVQSGEIIAFCGASGGVGVTTLAVNCGLSLAQEGASVALVDLNLCGGDASLHLGLQPESNILECAVSADDIHAVTVSKLLSRHESGMNLLAAPQFLDGQEIMQPESIHRTIGVLAAMHDYVIIDMEDVFHREQIAALTLVDHLYVAFRIEFPSLVRTRRLLDYLAANEMNNVHLCANRTAQGSGITKERAEPVLRRSIDYLIPEETRMATDAINVGVPVVVEYPRSKLAKACIQISGDIKRHFELKAEMNHVSEPIS; encoded by the coding sequence ATGAACGCTATTTTGCTGGGGCCGCGTAATCTGGCCCAATCGCTGGAAGGCATTCTTGCCCAGAGAGGCGTACGAGTTGCGAAGACGGTCAGTCAGCAATTAAGTGACGCTCGGGAAGAATTGTTGTTGATGCAGGAGAAGATGGATCTTCTTTGCGTCATCGCTGAACAAGACCCCAGCGTAACTCGTTCTACTTTGCAAGGTCTACGCTTACTAACCGACAAGCCGATCATTCTGTTCGGCGCTGTGACGTTACCGGCCGATATCATGCGATTTGTTCGCGCCGGAGCCACGGACTATATCAACGTCGCAGGCGACTTCGCCAATGAATTGGACGAGATCCTGTTCCACATGCAAGATCAGTCCAAGCGAGACGTTCAATCCGGCGAAATCATCGCCTTTTGCGGCGCAAGCGGCGGAGTTGGCGTGACCACGCTGGCGGTTAACTGCGGACTTAGCTTAGCCCAGGAGGGCGCCAGCGTCGCCCTGGTCGACCTGAATCTTTGCGGCGGAGACGCGTCTCTTCACCTGGGACTACAGCCGGAGAGCAACATTTTGGAATGCGCCGTCAGCGCCGACGACATTCATGCGGTGACCGTTAGCAAGCTGTTGTCGCGGCACGAGTCTGGGATGAATCTCTTGGCGGCTCCGCAATTTCTGGATGGTCAGGAAATCATGCAACCAGAATCGATTCACCGCACCATCGGCGTTCTCGCTGCGATGCACGACTACGTAATCATCGACATGGAAGATGTATTTCATCGTGAACAGATCGCGGCGCTAACGTTGGTCGATCACTTGTACGTCGCATTTCGAATCGAGTTTCCGTCGCTTGTACGCACGCGCAGGTTGCTCGACTATTTAGCCGCCAATGAGATGAATAACGTCCATTTATGCGCCAATCGAACGGCGCAGGGAAGCGGCATCACCAAGGAAAGAGCTGAACCTGTGCTGCGTCGCTCGATTGACTATTTGATCCCCGAGGAGACGCGGATGGCGACCGACGCTATCAACGTGGGAGTACCTGTCGTAGTTGAGTATCCCCGCTCCAAGCTCGCCAAAGCATGCATACAGATTAGCGGCGACATAAAACGACATTTTGAACTTAAAGCCGAGATGAACCATGTTTCAGAGCCGATCAGCTAA
- a CDS encoding GNAT family N-acetyltransferase, which translates to MNRRIFEINDIGQLPFWTSQWDQLHARTSAATFFQTWEWLAVTWKHFPRPQKLRLLVILENEEPIGFVPFCVREQNFRVGALRVLSYPLEDWGPFFGPIGCDSVECFRLAIEHVLRSDRDWDVVDLRYLCEQSAGFAEMDKILTQQSRLFFRRPRMEAPVIELAGTWEEYIGRQSKNWRRNMRREQSRVADLGDLQFVRYRTQPESGEVDPRYDLFEDCLCVSQKSWQAKSSLGAAFCSPAVRPVLRELHEVACRRGMIDMNVLYLDERPVAFLYNYLCQREVYALRSGYDADCAIGSLGTVLLHEVVKDSFHRGDRLINLGPGTQDYKKRFAPESRRAINYTYYSPWSLRSQALCLKAALDPLLPGFQERCQKRLVT; encoded by the coding sequence ATGAATCGACGAATATTCGAGATCAATGATATTGGGCAGTTGCCATTTTGGACGTCTCAGTGGGATCAACTGCATGCAAGAACGTCCGCCGCGACGTTCTTTCAGACGTGGGAATGGCTCGCGGTGACCTGGAAGCATTTTCCACGACCGCAAAAACTGCGGCTCCTCGTGATCCTTGAAAACGAGGAACCGATTGGGTTTGTGCCGTTTTGCGTTCGTGAGCAAAATTTTCGAGTCGGCGCCTTACGCGTGCTGTCTTATCCGCTCGAAGATTGGGGCCCCTTTTTCGGCCCCATTGGCTGCGATTCGGTCGAATGTTTTCGACTAGCGATCGAGCACGTACTGCGCAGCGACCGTGACTGGGATGTGGTCGACCTACGTTATTTGTGCGAGCAGTCCGCCGGTTTTGCTGAGATGGATAAGATCTTGACGCAGCAGTCGCGCCTATTTTTTCGCCGTCCGCGCATGGAGGCGCCGGTCATTGAATTGGCGGGAACCTGGGAAGAATATATCGGACGACAATCGAAGAACTGGCGACGGAATATGCGCCGTGAGCAAAGCCGTGTCGCGGATCTGGGCGACTTGCAATTCGTCCGCTATCGCACGCAGCCGGAGAGCGGCGAGGTAGATCCTCGCTACGATTTGTTCGAGGACTGTCTCTGCGTCTCGCAAAAGAGCTGGCAGGCGAAGTCGAGTCTTGGCGCCGCATTCTGCAGCCCGGCCGTCCGGCCTGTACTTCGTGAACTGCACGAGGTCGCTTGTCGCCGTGGAATGATCGATATGAACGTGCTCTATCTCGATGAGCGACCAGTCGCATTCCTCTACAACTATCTTTGTCAACGCGAAGTCTATGCGCTGCGTAGCGGCTACGACGCAGATTGCGCGATCGGTAGTCTGGGTACGGTCTTGTTGCATGAAGTTGTCAAAGATAGTTTTCATCGCGGTGATCGCCTGATCAATCTAGGGCCTGGTACGCAAGACTATAAAAAACGATTCGCTCCCGAATCGCGACGTGCGATCAACTATACCTACTATTCTCCCTGGTCGTTGCGGTCACAAGCATTGTGCCTCAAAGCGGCGCTCGATCCGCTTCTGCCAGGCTTTCAAGAGCGTTGTCAAAAGCGCTTGGTGACCTAG
- a CDS encoding HTTM domain-containing protein, with translation MNVAPVQSSSVVGVTPWLPRPLSRMRWWTKPLNAQLYAMLRIGIAAVLLLDQLLTMAPQLAVLYGRGSTGDVRLYSWFFDRPQLHWSLLQGINDPQAVSVIFYLWIAATIGLLIGWNTRLCAIAVWALSISFTNMNMYAINAGDHIHGMLLLYVMLTPCGAVWSVDAWLKSSSRAEQEPIQASPWALRLLLIQLACMYCASGLCKLSGQNWPAGDSLYYVMRDLSLTRFSADALPTPYWITQWMTWSVMVWEAGFPLLLSFRRTRIAALLFGVSMHLGIFVTMELGCFPLYLLAAYVPLLAYEYQTWRSATAWTPKNSSQTDICIATTTALGA, from the coding sequence ATGAATGTCGCACCTGTTCAATCGTCAAGCGTCGTTGGCGTCACTCCTTGGCTGCCGCGGCCTCTTTCACGCATGCGTTGGTGGACGAAACCGCTCAACGCCCAGTTGTATGCGATGTTGCGGATCGGAATCGCCGCAGTGCTGCTGCTTGATCAGCTGTTGACAATGGCGCCGCAACTCGCCGTGCTTTACGGACGCGGCAGCACCGGCGACGTACGACTGTACAGTTGGTTCTTTGATAGGCCTCAGCTGCACTGGTCGTTGTTGCAGGGAATCAACGATCCGCAGGCGGTTTCGGTGATCTTCTATCTTTGGATCGCAGCGACCATCGGCCTGCTAATCGGCTGGAATACGCGACTCTGTGCGATCGCCGTTTGGGCGTTGTCGATTTCGTTCACGAATATGAACATGTACGCGATCAATGCAGGCGATCATATTCACGGCATGCTGCTGTTGTACGTCATGTTGACTCCGTGCGGCGCCGTCTGGTCGGTTGACGCTTGGCTGAAATCTTCGTCGCGAGCAGAACAAGAGCCGATTCAAGCGTCTCCTTGGGCGCTGCGACTTTTGCTGATTCAACTGGCTTGCATGTACTGCGCCAGCGGACTTTGCAAACTATCGGGACAAAATTGGCCTGCCGGCGACAGCTTGTACTACGTGATGCGTGACCTGAGCTTAACTCGCTTTTCGGCGGACGCATTGCCGACACCTTACTGGATCACGCAATGGATGACCTGGTCGGTCATGGTCTGGGAAGCCGGTTTTCCGTTGCTGCTGTCGTTTCGCCGGACGCGTATCGCGGCGCTGCTGTTTGGCGTTTCGATGCACTTAGGAATTTTTGTCACGATGGAACTCGGCTGTTTCCCACTGTACCTGTTGGCTGCTTACGTTCCACTGCTCGCCTACGAGTATCAAACATGGCGATCCGCGACCGCTTGGACGCCGAAAAACAGCAGCCAAACGGATATCTGTATCGCCACAACGACTGCGTTAGGCGCATGA
- a CDS encoding RNA polymerase sigma factor yields MDEQDVWPAQAWFAALAAGDAAIEEEFWRTYAGPLHRIADRQLSQQLKRRVDPEDVVQSACRTFFRRVRQGEFSIQDRSDLWRLLLTITLNKARLQARFHGRACRGMNREQSLVDEPAAGKGSALEDELAQIDFADFLESILKHLSAEQQEILQRTLDGQTQDEIAEAVGCSQRTVRRMQAKIRESLQAILQTDLSLS; encoded by the coding sequence ATGGATGAACAAGACGTATGGCCTGCTCAAGCGTGGTTCGCCGCATTGGCCGCTGGCGACGCCGCAATTGAAGAAGAGTTTTGGCGAACCTACGCCGGTCCGCTGCACCGGATCGCGGATCGTCAGTTGTCGCAACAGTTAAAGCGCCGCGTCGATCCCGAAGACGTTGTTCAGTCGGCCTGTCGCACCTTTTTTCGACGCGTGCGCCAGGGGGAGTTTTCGATCCAGGATCGCAGCGACTTGTGGCGACTCTTGTTAACGATCACCTTGAATAAAGCGCGGCTGCAGGCTCGCTTTCATGGTCGCGCCTGTCGCGGCATGAATCGCGAGCAATCCCTGGTGGATGAACCGGCCGCCGGCAAGGGATCGGCGCTGGAAGATGAACTAGCTCAGATCGATTTCGCCGACTTTCTGGAATCGATCTTGAAGCACCTCAGCGCTGAGCAGCAAGAGATATTGCAACGAACCCTCGATGGTCAGACGCAAGACGAGATCGCCGAGGCGGTTGGCTGCAGTCAACGAACCGTTCGGCGAATGCAGGCCAAAATTCGCGAATCGCTGCAGGCGATCTTGCAAACCGATTTAAGTCTCAGCTAG